The Shewanella pealeana ATCC 700345 genome contains the following window.
TGTATTGTTTCAAACACTTCATTAACTGGATATTTCATTATCTGACCTCTTGATTAGCTGGGCGGCATTTATAGTAGATTTTACTCAGAGTCGCAAGTAGTTTAAAAGCATTCACAGCTGAGCTAAACTACTCAGTCTTATTTATTGAAAGATTAAAGCTTAATTATGTCAAAAGCCGTTGTAGTTTTTAGTGGTGGTCAAGATTCGACAACCTGCCTCATCCAAGCCCTTCAACATTTTGATGAGGTCCACGGGATCACCTTCGATTATGGACAAAGACATAGAGAAGAGATCGAAATTGCCAAAACACTGGCTAGCAAGCTTAAATTGGCTAGTCACAAGGTGATGGACGTAACTCTACTCAATGAATTAGCCATCTCAGCGCTCACCCGTGACTCCATTCCGGTCTCCAATGATTTAATGGATAACGGCCTACCAAATACCTTCGTTCCAGGGAGAAACATTCTGTTTCTAACGCTCGCTGGGATCTATGCCTATCAGCTTGGTGCCGATGTTGTTATTACTGGTGTGTGTGAAACAGACTTCTCAGGCTATCCCGATTGTCGTAATGACTTTGTAAAAGCGATGCAAGCGGCACTTGAGCAAGGTATGGACAAAAAGCTAACCATTCAAACGCCTTTAATGTGGTTAGATAAAGCTGAAACTTGGGCTTTAGCGGATAAATACCAAAGCTTAGATCTAATCCGTGATGAGACGCTAACTTGTTATAACGGAATTAAAGGTGATGGTTGCGGTACCTGCCCAGCCTGCCTATTAAGAAAGCGTGGGCTTGAAGAGTACCTAGCCGATAAAGAGGCGATACAAGCAAGACTTACGGCTAAATGCTAAAACTCAAATTAGGGGCTAATAGCCCCTATGGGGTCGCGCTGGTCATCACCCTAGTTTGTGTCTGTTTTTTTTATTTGCAACTTGACGCTTTACTGGCCTATCAGCGAGTGCTCATCCTCGATGGACAGTGGTGGAGGTTACTAACCGGTAATTTACTGCACACTAATGCATGGCACCTATATATGAACTTAGCGGGTTTATGGGTGATATTAGCGCTACATGAGCAACACTACCAAGCCAAAGGGTTTAGTGTGCTCTTCTTCATACTATGCCTTATGCAAGGGATCGGCTTACTGGTGTTTTATCCAAGTCTTATCGGTTATGTCGGTTTAAGCGGCATGCTGCATGGACTCTTTACATATGGCGCGGTGTTGGATATTCGCAATGGATTAAAATCAGGTTACCTACTGCTATTAGGGGTATTCCTAAAAGTCGCCTACGAGCAATACTTTGGTGCAAGCATTGAGATGACTCAGCTCATCGACGCCAGAGTGGCAACTGAAGCCCATTTAGTGGGACTTATCAGTGGGCTTAGCTGTGTCGGCTCAATTTTAGCTTTCAAACATTTTCGAGCCAAAACTCGTCCTCAGAAATAAGTGATTCATGGTTAATAATCAAAAAGGAGAGCAAGTTTAACTGGCTCTCCTTTTTTAATTAATGATTTTAATTAAAAGCTTATTATCACTAAGCCTTTATAAACTGCTCTCTGAGTCGGCTGACTTGATCGCGAACAGCTGCAGCTTCTTCAAACTCTAGGTTCTTAGCATGCTCATGCATCTGCTTTTCAAGCCTATCAATGTCATGGCTGATGTCTGCAGGTTTAGCCACATGGTAACCCCCTTCTTTCTCCGCTACGCCTCGCTCACTATCGACATATTGATGATCGCCAACGTCCATAACATCAGTAATGCGCTTAACCACACCTTTAGGTGTGATGCCATTATCTAAATTGTATTGATGCTGTTTTTCACGACGACGATTAGTTTCAGTTATCGCTTTATCCATCGACTTAGTGATTCGATCGCCGTAAAGGATCACCTTACCGTTGATGTTTCGCGCCGCACGACCGATAGTCTGAATAAGTGAGCGCTCAGAACGTAAAAAACCTTCTTTATCGGCATCGAGAATACAGACTAAAGATACCTCAGGCATATCTAAGCCTTCTCGTAGCAAGTTGATACCGATAAGTACATCGAATACACCCAATCTTAAGTCACGAATGATTTCAACACGCTCAACGGTATCAATATCTGAATGCAAATATCTGACTTTAACACCGTGCTCATCAAGATACTCGCTGAGATCTTCAGACATACGTTTAGTCAGTGTTGTGACTAACACACGCTCATTCACTGCGACTCGCTTGCCAATTTCTGAAAGCAAATCATCAACTTGAATACCAACAGGCCTCACTTCAATCTCAGGATCAAGCAGACCAGTCGGTCTCACAACCTGCTCGGCAATCTCCCCATCAGACTTATCAATTTCATAATCACTTGGCGTCGCTGAAACAAAGATGCTTTGTGGCATAAGTGCTTCAAACTCTTCGAACTTAAGCGGACGATTGTCTAGTGCGGAAGGCAGACGAAAGCCATACTCAACAAGGTTCATCTTCCTCGAACGGTCACCTTTATACATGGCGCCAATTTGCGGCACTGTGACATGTGACTCATCAATAATCAGCAGACCATCATCAGGCAGATAGTCTAACAAGGTAGGAGGCCCATCGCCGGGAGCTCGCCCAGATAGGTATCGGGAGTAGTTTTCGATGCCAGAGCAGTAGCCAAGTTCAGTCATCATCTCAACATCGTACTGCACACGTTCGGTTATGCGCTGCTCTTCTATCAGCTTATTGAGTTCAAGTAGCTGCTTCTTACGATCTCTGAGCTCTTGTTTAATATCTTCTGTCGCCGCTAAAATTGATTCTCTAGGCGTCACATAATGACTCTTAGGATAAACGGTGATCCGAGCGATTCGCTTTACCACATGACCAGTAAGTGGGTCGAATAAGCTTAAGCGCTCTATCTCGTCATCAAACAGCTCGATGCGAATGGCATTTTTGTCCGAATCTGCCGGAAAGATATCGATGACTTCACCACGTACTCGATAAGTACCGCGCTGCAGTTCAATATCATTACGGGTGTATTGCAGCTCACTGAGGCGCTTTAAGATATCACGCTGCTCCATATTGCCACCCTCTCGAAGGTGTAACAGCATCTTCATATAAGCTTTAGGATCGCCCAGGCCGTAAATCGCCGATACAGAGGCAATCAGCACCACATCTTTTCGCTCTAATAAGGCTTTGGTGGCCGATAAGCGCATCTGTTCAATGTGTGCATTCACCGATGCATCTTTCTCAATAAATGTGCCCGTTGAAGGAACATACGCTTCAGGTTGATAATAGTCGTAGTAAGAAACGAAATATTCGACGGCGTTATGGGGAAAGAACTCTTTCATCTCCCCGTAGAGCTGAGCAGCAAGCGTCTTATTGGGCGCCATAATAATGGTTGGGCGTGACATTTTTGCGATAACATTCGCTACAGTGAAAGTCTTACCTGATCCAGTAACACCTAATAGTGTCTGGCAAGCAACGCCGGACTCGAGTCCCTCAACAAGCTTGTTGATGGCCGTTGGCTGATCGCCTGCAGGCTTGTACATGGACTCTAATTGAAATACAGATTCTGACACTCAGATACTTCCCTAGAAAGATGAGCGATTATTTTAACCTAATTCGATTAAAAATGGCGCGTAATCGTGAATTTATCAATCGACATATATATAAGAAGGCTAATCAAACATGACAAGACTACAACTACAGCCTATATAGTAAGGCACAGGGGGGCTCCTTTAAGACCTGAATGGATATTTAAGTTTACCACTAGCCATATCCTTGCTTCATATTTCTATACCTTCACCCAATTGAGGTTTGTAACACATGCCTGTGTCTCACACTCCGACGACCAGAAGCGGTCTGGCTAATGTTTCTATTTTGGCAAGTCTTAAACGCCTCATACCTCGAAGAGGTTCGAGCAATCTTGCCACGGTTACTGATGTAACTATCAATATCGGCATACTAGTGCTAAGTGAAACTTTACAACATCGACTAAAGTGCATACTTATTGATGCCTTTGTCACCAAAGCCTGTAGAATCGGCATTTTAATTCACAAGAATCACCCACAAAGCGGTTACACTTTAGCAACACTTTTGAAGTTGCCCCAATTAACTGTTGCTTTTTACATCACACTGTTTTTATTGGCTAAAAAAAACAATCAATAAATTCGTTCAATTTAAGCTCAATGCCCAATCCATCGGCATTTGAAGATGATTTTTCGACTTAACCCACAGGCTTATCCACAGAATCAGTGGATAACTCGCACAAAGCTTATCTACAGGGGCTTTTAGAGCATAGTGCAACTAAAGTACGACCTGATGTTTTTTTGAAAGTTTCCTACATTTGTAATTATCACTGCAGGATTCGGGCTAGAATTAACGACTGAACGATATAAAATTGCGATTAACTCATACACTTGCATTTGCAACTGCTCACATATTAACAAAAACGCTGCATTCACCAGCATTATGTGTATTAGGTGAGCACTTAAGCATATAAATTCATTTTTTTTCCCTTGTCGAGTTGACTCAATTGTAAGAGCGATTTAATATGCGCTCCGTCTTCAACGAGACGTAACTTAAACGCTTCCCCTGTAGTTCAGTTGGTAGAACGGCGGACTGTTAATCCGTATGTCACTGGTTCGAGTCCAGTCTGGGGAGCCAAGTTAAGTTAAATTAGATAGTTATCTAATTAATGTAAAAAGTAATTCCCCTGTAGTTCAGTTGGTAGAACGGCGGACTGTTAATCCGTATGTCACTGGTTCGAGTCCAGTCTGGGGAGCCACTTTTTATAAGGTTAGATTATTGTCAAACTAAAATAGCAATTCCCCTGTAGTTCAGTTGGTAGAACGGCGGACTGTTAATCCGTATGTCACTGGTTCGAGTCCAGTCTGGGGAGCCATTTTAGTCTTAATAAAATATTGCAATTCCCCTGTAGTTCAGTTGGTAGAACGGCGGACTGTTAATCCGTATGTCACTGGTTCGAGTCCAGTCTGGGGAGCCATTTTTTATTAAAGTTAATTAAAGTATTGCGATTCCCCTGTAGTTCAGTTGGTAGAACGGCGGACTGTTAATCCGTATGTCACTGGTTCGAGTCCAGTCTGGGGAGCCACTCTTTAGTTAAAGTAAGTTAAAGTATTTCGATTCCCCTGTAGTTCAGTTGGTAGAACGGCGGACTGTTAATCCGTATGTCACTGGTTCGAGTCCAGTCTGGGGAGCCACTTTAATTTAGCTACAATATGTTTGAAAGGTTTATTCGATTCCCCTGTAGTTCAGTTGGTAGAACGGCGGACTGTTAATCCGTATGTCACTGGTTCGAGTCCAGTCTGGGGAGCCAACCTTTTCATCATCACCTCGCCTCTTCTGTTGTACTTCTCAGCTGTAAATTCCAAAACATTCATATTAAAATCTAATCCGTTATAAATACGCTGCAATAAACCCCTAAATCTGTTTATAATGCCTCCAATTAAACCAGTGTTACTCGAACAAATTCGAGTTATGACGTGCGTTGAACGGACTCTCTTATGACAACCTCTAAACTTTTCCAGTTGTTTTTAGTTTTACTTTTTTCAGGACTCACCTTTTTAAGTTACCAAGATGAAAAGCTAAAATTATCGACTCAAGCTCAACTGCAACTTGATCAATACGCCAATACCATCAAGCAACAGCAGCAATGGCAAGGAAAAGGTGAAGCGCTTTTTGACACCCTCACACAACAATTTAACTTTCAATTTTTCCAATATATCGATACGTCGGATAGCGGTAATAATTTCACTCATGGCCAATTAGCTCCAACAGAGAAAGTAAATTTAGCTAAATTTTTTTCCCTTCAATCACCACACACTCAGGCTTTAGATGCTGGGAGATTACAAGTTAAACTATCTAACCTAGCGACAATTGATAGCACTGTGGCCCGGTTTCAAAATGTCCTGTTTATCATTTGGACGACATTCCTACTGATTAGTGTCACTTACCTACTATTAACCATGAGACAAAAAAGAAGTATTCGCTATATTTCAATGTGTGTTGAAAATTTAGCTAAGCTCTCTTTCGGTGCAATTGAAAATTCACGTATAAAAGGCGAATTTAAAAGCATAGGAGTCACGTTCGATAACAGTAAACAGCTTTTAAAAGCCAAAATCGATGGATTCCATAAAACCCATGAACGACTAAGCAAAACCGCTTTTCATGATCCGATCACAGGTTTTGGTACTCGAGCTCTATTTACCGAAAAACTTGATGAAATAGGAAAACCCGAACACAAAGGCAAAGGTGTTTTGATGGTTATTAGGGCGACGGAACTCGCCTCTATCAATCAGATGCATGGTAGAGAAGCGGGGGATGATTATCTTACTCGCATTGCTAATGAGATTAAGTGTGCATTTAATGAAATTCCTCAAGCACAGTTTTATCGGATCTCAACTGCCGACTTTGCCATTGTTATTGCCGATATAGCTATCAAGCAAGCCACCGGAATAGCCGATGCTCTTAAGACAGCATTTAATGAATATCAACAGCAAGTTGGCACTCCAGCTATTGGTCATACCGGCTTAGTGCCCTACCTTCAAGATAGCGACCCAGTCTCTTTAATGACACTGGCTGATACCGCCGTCAGTATTGCTCAAACATTAGGCCCTAACAGCTACCATATCCAGGAAAAGCTAACAGGCGGTGAGCTTTTTGGTGAGAGTCGCTGGAAAGTGGCGATCAACGACCTTTTAAGACGAAAAGCGATAAGGTTCTACATTCAACCTATTCGTCCATGTCGACATAATGTCGAATTCTATCGAGAGCTACTATCACGCTTTTATAATAGCCAAGGAAAACTATTACCCACAGCAACAGTCATCGCGATGGCAGAACGTCACGGCATGAGCGAAGAACTCGATAAGCTAATCGTTTTGAATACACTTCGCATGCTTATCCAGTCACCGAATCTAGACGGGCTTATAGGTATCAACATCAGTGCTGCCTCTGCTACCAATAAATCGTTTGTTTCTTGGTTAAAAAACATACTCAGCAGGCAGAGACAAATCGCAGCTAGATTAGTATTTGAGGTGAGTGAGTCTGGTATGCAGGCAAATCTTAGTGCCACCTACCATTTTATTAATGAACTCCATAGTGTCGGTTCACGGATCTCTATCGAACGATTTGGTTTAGGCTTTACTTCATTTAAACTTTTTAAAGAAGTTCGCCCTGACTATATCAAGTTAGATCCTAGTTACACTCAAGAAATAACCCAAGATCCACACAATAAATTTTTCGTTAAAATGATCATAGATATCGCCCGAAAACTCGGGATAAAAGTAATTGCAACTGGAGTAGAAAAGCAGCAAGACAAGTTGGCAATGGAGCAACTGCTCATTGATGGCTTACAAGGCTACTATATTTCGGAACCTAGCCCGTTAAAAAAGGAAGAAAAGTCGCTTACTACTGCTTAATACTGACTATTTATAAAGCAAACTTTTTATCCTTGCTTTCTATGTGTTGTTAATGGCTTAGGAAAAGCCGATAATGGAACATATTCTGTCTAAAAAAATTGATTAGAGATGAGTGAATATCTCCTGTTATTGATTGGCACAGTGCTAGTCAACAACTTCGTATTAGTAAAATTTCTTGGCCTTTGCCCTTTTATGGGGGTATCTAGCAAGCTTGAGTCGGCTATCGGCATGTCAATGGCGACGACTTTTGTTCTGACGCTAGCCTCAATTTTAAGTTATTTGGTCAACCAGTATCTGTTGCTACCTTTTGATCTCGGCTATCTGCGCACCATGAGCTTTATTCTTGTGATTGCAGTTGTGGTGCAGTTCACCGAGATGCTGGTTCAAAAAACCAGTGCATCTTTGCATCGCGCCTTAGGTATTTATCTGCCTTTGATTACCACTAACTGTGCCGTACTCGGTGTCGCCCTCCTCAACATTAATGAAAAGCATGGCTTTATTGAATCTGCCATATTTGGCTTTGGTGCTGCGGTTGGTTTCTCATTAGTGTTAATTCTTTTCTCTGCCATGCGAGAGCGTCTTGCTGCTGCCGATGTTCCCACACCTTTTAAAGGTGGGGCCATTGCTATGGTTACCGCAGGACTAATGTCACTCGCGTTTATGGGATTCACAGGGTTGGTTAAATAAACATGTCAGCTATTGTCATTGCTATTGTTGTACTCACAATACTCGCGCTCGTATTCGGTGTATTGCTGGGCTTTGCTGCCGAAAAATTTAAAGTTGAAGGCAACCCCCTAACAGATCAAATTGAAGCACTATTACCACAAACCCAGTGTGGCCAATGTGGTTACCCTGGCTGTCGCCCCTATGCAGAAGCCATTGCGAATGGCGACAAAGTCAACAAGTGTCCTCCTGGTGGCGCTGCAACCATGGAAAAGCTCGCCGATCTTATGGGCGTCGAACCTGAGCCACTCAATGTCACTGAAGCTGTGCAAATAAAAAAGGTCGCATACATACGTGAAGATGAATGTATTGGCTGTACAAAGTGCATACAGGCCTGCCCCGTCGACGCGATTTTGGGCTCCGGAAAATTAATGCATACCGTCATTACCGATTATTGTACGGGCTGTGACCTATGTGTTGCGCCTTGCCCTGTCGATTGTATCGATATGCTACCAGTAGAACAGACCACTAAGACCTGGAACTGGCAACTTAATGCCATTCCCGTCAAGCAGTTGCAAGAGGATAAGCCGTGTTAACTTTATTAGAGCAAATTGATAAAGGGACGCTTTGGCGCTCACATGGTGGTGTTCATCCTCCAGAATTAAAAAATCTATCAAACAAAACGACGATTTCAGAGTTACCACTCGCGAGTCAATTCGTTTTACCACTTACCCAAGTTGGCGACAGCGCCCTACTCACGGTTAAGGTTGGCGATAGAGTGCTAAAAGGTCAGAGCCTGACATCGGGTACTAGCTTTGCTTATAGCCCTGTGCATGCACCTACGTCCGGTGTTATCAGCCAAATTCAGCCTATGCCAAGCAATCACCCTTCTGGCATTGCGGTATTAAGCTGCGTAATTGATGCCGATGGCTTAGATGAATCGGTAGAGATTCTAACGGCAGATGTTGCATCTTTAAGCAACCAAGAGATCTTAAGCAAGATCCAGCAAGCAGGTATTGCAGGACTGGGCGGCGCAGCTTTTCCGACTCATATCAAGTTAAGCCCTGCCAGTGACATCGAACTAGTGATTATCAATGGTATCGAGTGCGAGCCTTACATTACCTCTGACGATCGTCTAATGCGTGAACACAGCGATGACATCCTTGCTGGTATTGCGATTATCCATAAGCTACTCAAGCCAAAACGCATCATTATCGCCATCGAGGATAATAAGCCCGAAGCAATTGAAGCGATGCAACATGCGCTTAATCGCAGCGAGTTAGTGACAGATAGCGCCAGGATCACTGCAGTTCCAACCAAATATCCATCTGGTGGTGAAAAACAGCTAATACAGATCTTAACTGGCCAAGAAGTGCCATCAGGCTCTATTCCTGCCCAGCTCGGTATGTTAGTACAAAACGTCGGTACGGCTTACGCCATCCATGACGCAGTCAGTAATGGCCATGCTTTGACACGCCGTGTCGTCACAGTGACAGGCTTAAATAGCCAAACACCAGGCAACTATTGGGTACCCATTGGTACGCCAGTCAGCCACATTCTCAAGCAGCTTGGTTTTAATGGCGACTTAGCCACCGATAAAGTCATAATCGGTGGGCCTATGATGGGTCACTCGCTACCCGATATTTCTGCTCCTGTGTTAAAAGGCACAAACTGCGTTCTGTTACCGAGCAGTGAAGAGATAGCGCCTGAACAACCAGAGAAACCTTGTATTCGCTGTGGCGAATGCGCCGTCGTCTGCCCTAGCCTGCTCTTGCCACAGCAACTATTTTGGCATGCAAAAGCTGAAGAATACGATAAAGCCTCAAGCTTTAACCTACACGACTGTATCGAATGCGGTTGCTGTAGCTTTGTTTGCCCAAGTGATATCCCATTAGTAGAGTACTACCGTATCGCCAAGTCAGCGATACGTACGCAAACAGAAGAGAAAAAACAAGCCGACTTTGCTAAACAGCGCTTCGAAGCTAGATTACAGCGTCTAGAAGAGGAGAAGCTTGCTCGCGAAGCCAAAGCTAAAGAGGCAGCAGAGCGCCGTAAGGGCAGTATGTCTAGCGGCGACAGAGACGCTGTTGCCGAGGCCATGGCCCGTATTAAAGCTAAGAAAGCTGCCGATAGCCAGCAGGCCGAGGTCACAGCTTCTGCCGAGGCTCCTTCGGACAAGAAAGCTCAAGTTGCAGCAGCGATTGCCCGTGCCAAAGCCAAAAAATCAACTACCAATACAGAAATGAACACGGTAGATGATTCTGCTGAGTCTTCAGCAACAGATAAGAAAGCACAAATAGCTGCGGCAATTGCCCGTGCTAAAGCTAAAAAAGCTGCGCAGGCTGACACAACTAATACAACTGAAGAGAGTGAAGCCAGCGGTTTAGACAAGGGGGAGGCGCGAGAGGCGCCAGTTGAAATGCCTGTAGAGATACAAGCTAACAACAAGAAAGCGCAAATAGCCGCAGCGATTGCACGTGCTAAGGCTAAGAAAGCTGCACAAGCTGAGAAAGCTCAAACTAGTAACTCCGTAAACTCAGAGACTTTAGAGCATGAGACTTCAGAATCTGTGCCTGCTGAAGATGCTAAGAAAGCACGCATTGCAGCAGCCGTCGCTAAAGCTAAGGCCAAAAAGCTAGCTTTAACGACTGAAGTTCAAGCCGCAAAAACTCAAACTATAGATGCTCAATCTATAGAAGCGAAGGCTAGTGAAACGATAGACAGTGAGATATCAGAACCTCTGCCTGCTGAAGATGCCAAGAAAGCACGCATTGCAGCAGCCGTCGCTAAAGCTAAGGCCAAAAAGCTAGCTTTAACGACTGATGTTAAAACTGTAGAAGCTCAAGCTGCAGAAACTCAAACTATAGGTGCTCAATCTGTAGAAGCGAAGGCTAGTGAAGCTCAAGCCATTAAACCTATAGATAGTAAAGCTGTAGACAGTGATACTTCAGAAACTGATTTTTCTGAACCTTTGTCAGCCGAAGATGCCAAGAAAGCACGCATCGCCGCAGCGGTTGCTAAGGCTAAAGCGAAAAAGATGCAACAAAAATTGCAGGAGAAGGAATAAACCATGGCGTTTAAGTTAGCCTCATCACCTCATTTAAAGGTGCAACTACAAACCCAAAGTGTGATGCGCCGGGTTATTCTATGTGCCCTGCCGGGTATTGCAGCTCAGTGTTATTTTTTCGGCTTTGGCGTACTCATACAAGTTATGTTGGCTATTGTTGTTGCATTAACCGCAGAAGCAGCAGTACTTGCGTTAAGAAAACGCGCGGTACTTTCTACTATTAGCGATAACAGCGCCTTATTAACGGCAATCTTAATTGGTGTCGCCATACCGCCTATCGCTCCATGGTGGTTAGTGGTGATTGGTACCTTGTTTGCGATTGTACTCGTTAAGCAGCTTTACGGTGGTCTAGGGCAAAATATCTTCAACCCGGCAATGGCCGCTTACGTCATGCTGCTTATCTCGTTCCCGGTGCAGATGACAAGCTGGTCAATTCCAACGGCGATTGCTCAAAACCCGATGGATATTGGCTTAACGCTACAGGCAATATTTGGCTCGATGAGCGCCGAGCAATTAAGTCTTTATAAACTCGGTTTTGACGGCGTAGCTATGGCAACCCCGCTCGATACTGTTAAGACCGACCTATCTTTAGGCCTAACGACCTCAGAAAGCTTAACTAAAGCCATTTTCAGCGATGGCTATGGCGTAGGTTGGTTCTGGGTCAACATGGCTTACCTAGCGGGCGGCCTTATTATGCTGAAGCTAAAAGT
Protein-coding sequences here:
- the rrtA gene encoding rhombosortase, which produces MLKLKLGANSPYGVALVITLVCVCFFYLQLDALLAYQRVLILDGQWWRLLTGNLLHTNAWHLYMNLAGLWVILALHEQHYQAKGFSVLFFILCLMQGIGLLVFYPSLIGYVGLSGMLHGLFTYGAVLDIRNGLKSGYLLLLGVFLKVAYEQYFGASIEMTQLIDARVATEAHLVGLISGLSCVGSILAFKHFRAKTRPQK
- the rsxA gene encoding electron transport complex subunit RsxA — its product is MSEYLLLLIGTVLVNNFVLVKFLGLCPFMGVSSKLESAIGMSMATTFVLTLASILSYLVNQYLLLPFDLGYLRTMSFILVIAVVVQFTEMLVQKTSASLHRALGIYLPLITTNCAVLGVALLNINEKHGFIESAIFGFGAAVGFSLVLILFSAMRERLAAADVPTPFKGGAIAMVTAGLMSLAFMGFTGLVK
- the queC gene encoding 7-cyano-7-deazaguanine synthase QueC: MSKAVVVFSGGQDSTTCLIQALQHFDEVHGITFDYGQRHREEIEIAKTLASKLKLASHKVMDVTLLNELAISALTRDSIPVSNDLMDNGLPNTFVPGRNILFLTLAGIYAYQLGADVVITGVCETDFSGYPDCRNDFVKAMQAALEQGMDKKLTIQTPLMWLDKAETWALADKYQSLDLIRDETLTCYNGIKGDGCGTCPACLLRKRGLEEYLADKEAIQARLTAKC
- a CDS encoding EAL domain-containing protein, with product MTTSKLFQLFLVLLFSGLTFLSYQDEKLKLSTQAQLQLDQYANTIKQQQQWQGKGEALFDTLTQQFNFQFFQYIDTSDSGNNFTHGQLAPTEKVNLAKFFSLQSPHTQALDAGRLQVKLSNLATIDSTVARFQNVLFIIWTTFLLISVTYLLLTMRQKRSIRYISMCVENLAKLSFGAIENSRIKGEFKSIGVTFDNSKQLLKAKIDGFHKTHERLSKTAFHDPITGFGTRALFTEKLDEIGKPEHKGKGVLMVIRATELASINQMHGREAGDDYLTRIANEIKCAFNEIPQAQFYRISTADFAIVIADIAIKQATGIADALKTAFNEYQQQVGTPAIGHTGLVPYLQDSDPVSLMTLADTAVSIAQTLGPNSYHIQEKLTGGELFGESRWKVAINDLLRRKAIRFYIQPIRPCRHNVEFYRELLSRFYNSQGKLLPTATVIAMAERHGMSEELDKLIVLNTLRMLIQSPNLDGLIGINISAASATNKSFVSWLKNILSRQRQIAARLVFEVSESGMQANLSATYHFINELHSVGSRISIERFGLGFTSFKLFKEVRPDYIKLDPSYTQEITQDPHNKFFVKMIIDIARKLGIKVIATGVEKQQDKLAMEQLLIDGLQGYYISEPSPLKKEEKSLTTA
- the rsxC gene encoding electron transport complex subunit RsxC, giving the protein MLTLLEQIDKGTLWRSHGGVHPPELKNLSNKTTISELPLASQFVLPLTQVGDSALLTVKVGDRVLKGQSLTSGTSFAYSPVHAPTSGVISQIQPMPSNHPSGIAVLSCVIDADGLDESVEILTADVASLSNQEILSKIQQAGIAGLGGAAFPTHIKLSPASDIELVIINGIECEPYITSDDRLMREHSDDILAGIAIIHKLLKPKRIIIAIEDNKPEAIEAMQHALNRSELVTDSARITAVPTKYPSGGEKQLIQILTGQEVPSGSIPAQLGMLVQNVGTAYAIHDAVSNGHALTRRVVTVTGLNSQTPGNYWVPIGTPVSHILKQLGFNGDLATDKVIIGGPMMGHSLPDISAPVLKGTNCVLLPSSEEIAPEQPEKPCIRCGECAVVCPSLLLPQQLFWHAKAEEYDKASSFNLHDCIECGCCSFVCPSDIPLVEYYRIAKSAIRTQTEEKKQADFAKQRFEARLQRLEEEKLAREAKAKEAAERRKGSMSSGDRDAVAEAMARIKAKKAADSQQAEVTASAEAPSDKKAQVAAAIARAKAKKSTTNTEMNTVDDSAESSATDKKAQIAAAIARAKAKKAAQADTTNTTEESEASGLDKGEAREAPVEMPVEIQANNKKAQIAAAIARAKAKKAAQAEKAQTSNSVNSETLEHETSESVPAEDAKKARIAAAVAKAKAKKLALTTEVQAAKTQTIDAQSIEAKASETIDSEISEPLPAEDAKKARIAAAVAKAKAKKLALTTDVKTVEAQAAETQTIGAQSVEAKASEAQAIKPIDSKAVDSDTSETDFSEPLSAEDAKKARIAAAVAKAKAKKMQQKLQEKE
- the uvrB gene encoding excinuclease ABC subunit UvrB; translation: MSESVFQLESMYKPAGDQPTAINKLVEGLESGVACQTLLGVTGSGKTFTVANVIAKMSRPTIIMAPNKTLAAQLYGEMKEFFPHNAVEYFVSYYDYYQPEAYVPSTGTFIEKDASVNAHIEQMRLSATKALLERKDVVLIASVSAIYGLGDPKAYMKMLLHLREGGNMEQRDILKRLSELQYTRNDIELQRGTYRVRGEVIDIFPADSDKNAIRIELFDDEIERLSLFDPLTGHVVKRIARITVYPKSHYVTPRESILAATEDIKQELRDRKKQLLELNKLIEEQRITERVQYDVEMMTELGYCSGIENYSRYLSGRAPGDGPPTLLDYLPDDGLLIIDESHVTVPQIGAMYKGDRSRKMNLVEYGFRLPSALDNRPLKFEEFEALMPQSIFVSATPSDYEIDKSDGEIAEQVVRPTGLLDPEIEVRPVGIQVDDLLSEIGKRVAVNERVLVTTLTKRMSEDLSEYLDEHGVKVRYLHSDIDTVERVEIIRDLRLGVFDVLIGINLLREGLDMPEVSLVCILDADKEGFLRSERSLIQTIGRAARNINGKVILYGDRITKSMDKAITETNRRREKQHQYNLDNGITPKGVVKRITDVMDVGDHQYVDSERGVAEKEGGYHVAKPADISHDIDRLEKQMHEHAKNLEFEEAAAVRDQVSRLREQFIKA
- the rsxD gene encoding electron transport complex subunit RsxD, with amino-acid sequence MAFKLASSPHLKVQLQTQSVMRRVILCALPGIAAQCYFFGFGVLIQVMLAIVVALTAEAAVLALRKRAVLSTISDNSALLTAILIGVAIPPIAPWWLVVIGTLFAIVLVKQLYGGLGQNIFNPAMAAYVMLLISFPVQMTSWSIPTAIAQNPMDIGLTLQAIFGSMSAEQLSLYKLGFDGVAMATPLDTVKTDLSLGLTTSESLTKAIFSDGYGVGWFWVNMAYLAGGLIMLKLKVIRWHISFAILGSLFVCSSFGYLLSPDTHVGPLLQLFSGATMIAAFFIATDPVTAATSVKGRLLFGTLIGVMVYVIRTYGGYPDAFAFAVLLANLCAPFIDYYVKPRTYGHRTGN
- the rsxB gene encoding electron transport complex subunit RsxB, whose protein sequence is MSAIVIAIVVLTILALVFGVLLGFAAEKFKVEGNPLTDQIEALLPQTQCGQCGYPGCRPYAEAIANGDKVNKCPPGGAATMEKLADLMGVEPEPLNVTEAVQIKKVAYIREDECIGCTKCIQACPVDAILGSGKLMHTVITDYCTGCDLCVAPCPVDCIDMLPVEQTTKTWNWQLNAIPVKQLQEDKPC